The genome window GATACGCACCTTATCCTGGATCCCGATTTCGGCAGTCCCCTGGAATTTCTTGTTACAGTTGCAGAGATATTCAATGAGGAACAGCCTGACAAAAATGCCGGGGAAAGGCAGATAAAAGAGATTATCAAGCAGAATATTTTTCGGAGAGGCGTTGACGAGAAAAAAATTATCGTTCTGATTATTGATGAGGGCCAGAAAATTCCCCTTCCCTGCCTTGAAATTCTGCGTGAGTTCCTCAATTTTGAAACCAATCAGCACAAGTTGCTGCAGATAGTTATTTTTGCTCAAAGAGAAATAGAAAAGCGACTTGAAAACTATAAGAATTTTGCGGACAGAATAAATCTTTATCATATCCTGAAACCGATGAATTTTTCAGGCACAAAGGCTATGATCGAGTATCGTCTGGAAAAATCGGCGGAAGCTGCCGGGCGCGTTTTTAACCCGTTCAGTCACTCCGCTTTATGGGCGATATACAGGTTTACCGGAGGGTACCCGCGCAAAATTGTAACATTATGTCATACCAGCCTTTTGGCCATGATTATCCAGAATAAAACCACGGCCGGGCTGCGCCTGGTACGTTCCTGCGTAAAGCGTTCGCTCCCTTCGCTCTATAGAAAAAGATTTCCGGCGCTTGCGGCGCTGCTGCTTGTCTGTCTTGTGAGCGCTCTTTTTATATATGAATTCCGGCCGGAAATCTTGAATCCCTTTATTTCTCTGAATGATCAAAGCATAGAGGCTTCTCTGCAGGAGCCGGATTTCAGCTTTGATGCGGCGGAAACAATGGAGAGCACGAAAGTGCCTGAGAATATTGATCCGGTTAATATAAATGATGCCGAGCGCGGGCCGGAAGCTGTTATTGATACAGAGCAGGCTGTAACACCTTTAAACAACCCGCCGGGACCCAAAAAGCAGGAAGAGCCGAAAAAACAAGACCAGGCAGTTGTCAATAATCATAGTCCGGTGGAAAATTATACGCCTATGCCGCTTGTGCCCAAACCGATTATGCCCAAACCGATTATTCTGGGTTCGGTACGCTTAAAGGAGAATGAGACCCTGTGGCGGTTGCTGGAAAAGGTTTACGGTTTATGCACTCCTCAATATTTAAAAGCAGTGCTTTTAATAAATCCTGAAATTAAAAATCAGGATCATGTTGAGGTGGGACAAAAGATTACTCTTCCGGCAACACCCGTTGAAAACAAAACATTTCCCCCCAGGGCATGGTTTGTCAAGCTTGAAGAAAAAAAATTTCTTGCAGACGCACTTGAATACCTCAGGTTATACCCTGAAGACGCTCCTCCGGCACATTTAATTCCATATTGGAATAAACATGCCGGTCTTAAATATACAATATTTCTGAAAGATATTTTTATCACGGAAGCATCCGCTTTAAAACGTTTCAGGTCCCTGGATCCGACTGCATATCCGGACGGGGAAGTCATTTTACTGCAGAATGATGACACGGTTTTTTTTGCCGATCCTGTTTGGGAGTCAGGTTTGCAAGTCAGGACTGGAGGCCCGGTAAATTGATAGCTAATAAAAAACTTGGAGAAATGCTTGTAGAGGGCGGCCTTTTAAGCGAGGAGCAGCTCCGGCAGGCAATGCCGGATCATAAAAGGAACAATATAAAGCTGGGTCAGTTCCTTGTAAGGGAAGGGATAGTAAGCAGCACCCAGATCGTGGAGCTTATTTCAACCCAGCTTAATATCAAAAAATATCATCCTGATGATTATCCTGTAGATATGGCTCTGGCAAGGATAATCCCCGTGGAAATAGCTCATAAATACCAGGCTGTTCCGCTTTGCAGCAGCAGTTTTCTGCTTACCGTGGCCATGACTGATCCTATGGATATTGCGGCCCTGGATGCAATCGAGGTGCATACCAATACAGAGATAGAAGCCATTATCTGCACCAATCAGGAGCTTGTTCATCTGATCAATGTGCTCTACGGCACATATTCCGGTATCGGCGGTGTGCTGGACAGCATGAATGGTATTGAGGTTGATGCCGGCAAAAGACAGGATGAGGCTGTTTACGGCGATGATGTTGAAGTCGGATCTCTGCAGGATATGGCTGAAGAGGCTCCGGTAGTTCGGCTTGTAAATTCGGTTTTGTCCCAGGCTGTCCGGGAAAGCGCCAGTGATATTCATATAAGTCCTGAAAAGGATTATGTGCAGGTCCGGTTCCGGGTGGACGGAAAGCTGCATGAAGTGCCGGCTCCGCCCAAATCCATGATTTTGCCCGTAATATCCAGGCTTAAAATTCTTGCCAATATGGATATTGCATTATCCAGGATTCCCCAAGACGGACGATTTACGGTCAAGATGGACAACAAGGAGATAAATTTCAGGGCTTCGACCGTGCCGACTATTTATGGTGAAAACATTGTCCTTCGGCTGCTTGATACCAGCGCTGCCATACATACCCTGGACAGCCTGGGAATGTCGAAAGGTGACCGTAAAAAGATAGAGAGTATGATCGTAAAGCCTCATGGAATGATTCTGAGCACCGGTCCCACCGGCAGCGGCAAGAGCACCACGCTCTATTCCATTCTCAAGAAGATAAATACACCGGATATTAATATAATTACCCTGGAAGATCCTGTTGAATACAGGCTTAAAAAAATAAGGCAGATCCAGCTTAATCGAAAAGCCGGGATGACCTTTGCCGGCGGGTTGCGGTCTATACTGCGCCAGGATCCGGATGTTATAATGGTCGGCGAGATTCGCGACGGAGAGACCGCGACACTCGCAGTTCAGTCGGCTCTGACCGGTCACCGGGTCTTGAGCACGGTTCATACCAATGATGCCGCCGGCGCCATCACAAGATTTATAGATATGGGCATAGAGCCTTTCCTGGTATCTTCGGTAATCCTTGTATCTGTTGCCCAGCGCTTGATAAGGAAAGTATGTCCTTACTGCAAAAAGCCCTTCCGGCCTCCGGAAGAGGCTTTAAAGTACTGGGGGCTTGATAAAGTAGAAGGCGCTGATTTTGTGCGCGGAAGCGGCTGCATGAATTGTATGGATAAAGGTTACAGCGGCCGGACGGGAATATTCGAGGTTCTTATTATCGACGATATGATTCAGGATATGATACTGAAACACAAGTCAGCCCTGGAGATAACCCGCGCTGCCAGTCAGTCCGGAAGTCTCTCAACCCTTCGGGAAGATGCGGTAAGGAAGGTCGCCCAGGGTATCACAACACTTGAAGAAGCGGCATCCGCCGTGATGATATAGATAGATTTCCAGATAATTCATTTCACTGCGTTATCGGTCGTTGAAGTAGAGACGCAAAATTTTGCGTCTCTACCACCCTTGGCCTTGTGCCAAAATTGAAATCTGGTAATTATCTGAAAATCTATAAATTTATAAAGGTTTCCTAATGCCGAAATATTCATACAAAGCCATAAACGAAACAGGTGGTCGGGCAGCCGGTGTAATTGAAGCCGATTCCCCGGACGCGGTTGGCAATATTCTTGCCGGGCGGGGATTTATACCTTTGAAGATCTCTGAACAGGAGGACAGTCTGTTACCACCGGCCCTGGCATTACTTAAGAATAAAATGGTCTCCGCCAGGGCTCAGGATCTGATTGTTTTTACAAAACAGTTCAAAACCATGACCAAAGCCGGAGTGCCCACCTTAAAGCTGCTTCATGTTCTCGAAAACCAGACCGAGAATAAAAAGCTGAAAAAAATAGCAGGGTTAATGCCCCAGGATATTACCAGGGGTGAAAGCCTTTTTAATGCTTTTAAAAAGCATCCGGAAACATTTTCCAATTTATACTGCAGCATGGTGCGTGCCGGTGAAGCCAGCGGCAAGCTGCCGGAAGTCCTTGAACGGCTGATTTATATTATAGAACATGAAAACAAGCTTAAAACAGATATCAAGGCAGCGCTTACGTATCCGGTGATTGTTCTCTTTTTTCTATTTTCGGCTTTTTTTATTCTGTTGACCCTGGTTATTCCGAAGTTTGTTAATGTTTTTGTTAAATCAGGTGTTGATATACCTGCTCCCACCAGGATCTGCATACTTATGTACCAGTTTATTACCGGATACTGGTATATAGTCGCCGGGCTTATAGTCGCAGTGGTGATATCCATGTTCTGTTATCTAAGAACGAAACGCGGCCGGTATGCGCTGGATGCCTTAATGATGAAGATACCCCTGCTGGGTCCTATGTTCGTCAAGTCCGTCATGTCACGCTTTGCCAGCATATTTGCCATACTTCAGTCAAGCGGGGTGAGTGCTTTGAACTCCCTCAAGATTCTTGCAGGCACCGTAAACAACAGGGCAATTGCAAGAGAATTTGACCTGATATCGGATCGTCTTGAAGAAGGAAGAGGTATCGCAGAGCCGCTAAGGGCGGCCAAATATTTTACGCCCATGGTTACAAATATGGTCTCCATAGGGGAGGAAACCGGCAATCTTGATGAAATGCTGGGAGAAATTTCGGATCATTATGATGCAGAGCTTGAGTATAATATTAAAAGATTGTCTGAAGCAATCGGTCCGATCCTGACCATCGGACTGGCTATTGTCGTAGGTTTTTTTGCCTTGTCAGTATTCCTGCCGATGTGGGATATGGCCAAAATGGTGAGGTAGGAGCAGGTATGCGTAGGCAATGAAAAATTTTAGATTTAACATCAGCCTGTATGTTATAATACCGCTTATCTCAATG of Desulfosarcina sp. BuS5 contains these proteins:
- a CDS encoding AAA family ATPase — encoded protein: MDYFRILNLEKEPFSNSPDPDFFYRSRQHLDCLQKIELSVRLRRGLNFVVGDVGAGKTTLCRQLIRNFASDDKIDTHLILDPDFGSPLEFLVTVAEIFNEEQPDKNAGERQIKEIIKQNIFRRGVDEKKIIVLIIDEGQKIPLPCLEILREFLNFETNQHKLLQIVIFAQREIEKRLENYKNFADRINLYHILKPMNFSGTKAMIEYRLEKSAEAAGRVFNPFSHSALWAIYRFTGGYPRKIVTLCHTSLLAMIIQNKTTAGLRLVRSCVKRSLPSLYRKRFPALAALLLVCLVSALFIYEFRPEILNPFISLNDQSIEASLQEPDFSFDAAETMESTKVPENIDPVNINDAERGPEAVIDTEQAVTPLNNPPGPKKQEEPKKQDQAVVNNHSPVENYTPMPLVPKPIMPKPIILGSVRLKENETLWRLLEKVYGLCTPQYLKAVLLINPEIKNQDHVEVGQKITLPATPVENKTFPPRAWFVKLEEKKFLADALEYLRLYPEDAPPAHLIPYWNKHAGLKYTIFLKDIFITEASALKRFRSLDPTAYPDGEVILLQNDDTVFFADPVWESGLQVRTGGPVN
- a CDS encoding GspE/PulE family protein, coding for MIANKKLGEMLVEGGLLSEEQLRQAMPDHKRNNIKLGQFLVREGIVSSTQIVELISTQLNIKKYHPDDYPVDMALARIIPVEIAHKYQAVPLCSSSFLLTVAMTDPMDIAALDAIEVHTNTEIEAIICTNQELVHLINVLYGTYSGIGGVLDSMNGIEVDAGKRQDEAVYGDDVEVGSLQDMAEEAPVVRLVNSVLSQAVRESASDIHISPEKDYVQVRFRVDGKLHEVPAPPKSMILPVISRLKILANMDIALSRIPQDGRFTVKMDNKEINFRASTVPTIYGENIVLRLLDTSAAIHTLDSLGMSKGDRKKIESMIVKPHGMILSTGPTGSGKSTTLYSILKKINTPDINIITLEDPVEYRLKKIRQIQLNRKAGMTFAGGLRSILRQDPDVIMVGEIRDGETATLAVQSALTGHRVLSTVHTNDAAGAITRFIDMGIEPFLVSSVILVSVAQRLIRKVCPYCKKPFRPPEEALKYWGLDKVEGADFVRGSGCMNCMDKGYSGRTGIFEVLIIDDMIQDMILKHKSALEITRAASQSGSLSTLREDAVRKVAQGITTLEEAASAVMI
- a CDS encoding type II secretion system F family protein — its product is MPKYSYKAINETGGRAAGVIEADSPDAVGNILAGRGFIPLKISEQEDSLLPPALALLKNKMVSARAQDLIVFTKQFKTMTKAGVPTLKLLHVLENQTENKKLKKIAGLMPQDITRGESLFNAFKKHPETFSNLYCSMVRAGEASGKLPEVLERLIYIIEHENKLKTDIKAALTYPVIVLFFLFSAFFILLTLVIPKFVNVFVKSGVDIPAPTRICILMYQFITGYWYIVAGLIVAVVISMFCYLRTKRGRYALDALMMKIPLLGPMFVKSVMSRFASIFAILQSSGVSALNSLKILAGTVNNRAIAREFDLISDRLEEGRGIAEPLRAAKYFTPMVTNMVSIGEETGNLDEMLGEISDHYDAELEYNIKRLSEAIGPILTIGLAIVVGFFALSVFLPMWDMAKMVR